The Mucilaginibacter gracilis genomic interval AGGGATTGACAGCCTTGAGGCTGCCAATCCTTTATCAAAGGTTAGTCTTTTATTGCTACGGCTCTTTGGTAGCAGGCGGAGCCGGAGTGGTACCCGGAACAGCAGGTCTTGGCGCGCGCAGCCCCCTTGGTCTGCGAGGAGGAATAATTACCTTCCGCTCATTCAGGTCATAACGCTGCCCGTCATGCAGTAAAAAATACGGTCCGTCGGAATTGTTATAATCTTCATTATTATTGATCACATGCTTTGGAGAAAGGCCTGCGATTGTGGCATGATCATAAATCGCCACAAAAGAGTTTCCTACTACGGAAAGTGTATCTTTTTGAATAACTACAGCTGTAGCTTCATCTATCCCAATACCAATTAGCTTCGGTGATTTACGGATAAGCTCCACCAGGTCAAATTCTCGGTTACGGATAAATAAGTGCTGATCGATCGCTGAATTTTTCAAAAAGCCTAACCCCTGTGTGTGGTCGCCGATCGTGATTTCGGGACCATGAGTGTCGCCTCTCCACAAGAACGAGCCCTGGATGCTGGCACCCGCTGAAGTTCCGGCAATGACACCTCCGCGGGCCAATACATCAAAAAACGCTTTATGTGTCAGTGTGTTTAAGTAAGCATCGGCTATACGCCATTGCCTGCCGCCCACAAAGAATACCCCGGTGGCCTTAGTTAGCGGTTCTATGAACTGCTTGCTGTTCGCTGTCTTCAGGTCAGTCGTGTGTAGCAAAGTGACATTGGTAATACCTGTATGTTTTTTAATACTGTCAATGGCGGCAACATCCTTAACCGCTCCGTCGCCTGCAGCCGTGGTGACGACCACAATTATCGCCTTATCTTTGCCGCCGGCCAGTTCAGTAAATTTATTCCAGATGGCTTTATTGTCACCTTCGTTACCGCCGATGATCAGTAAGGAACCATTTTCAGGCCCGTGCCTGGTGGGTGATTTAGTGAT includes:
- a CDS encoding cyanophycinase, whose product is MKKNIFTGLLLLSASFAALAQEVPAKKVLTPINVYPAIRITKSPTRHGPENGSLLIIGGNEGDNKAIWNKFTELAGGKDKAIIVVVTTAAGDGAVKDVAAIDSIKKHTGITNVTLLHTTDLKTANSKQFIEPLTKATGVFFVGGRQWRIADAYLNTLTHKAFFDVLARGGVIAGTSAGASIQGSFLWRGDTHGPEITIGDHTQGLGFLKNSAIDQHLFIRNREFDLVELIRKSPKLIGIGIDEATAVVIQKDTLSVVGNSFVAIYDHATIAGLSPKHVINNNEDYNNSDGPYFLLHDGQRYDLNERKVIIPPRRPRGLRAPRPAVPGTTPAPPATKEP